A single region of the Vanessa atalanta chromosome Z, ilVanAtal1.2, whole genome shotgun sequence genome encodes:
- the LOC125075959 gene encoding uncharacterized protein LOC125075959, which yields MVIKANTDLQSEIEYNEFEVPKPIKRLHKNQHATNANHGNSCQKPTCTNNNEPSVSSNSQPLQRFNNSILTMELHHHPEETASHHSSVPYEEQNNFIAQPCTPSNQSRNLPKKRKLRGRRDRQCSKKTCANCEISENRLRYTEKKVETIRMTNELLRKNIFLLNRRSEQLCNILVATGLTEQ from the exons aTGGTTATAAAAGCAAATACTGATTTACAAAGtgaaattgaatataatgaatTTGAAGTTCCTAAACCCATCAAGAGGCTACATAAAAATCAACACGCAACAAACGCTAATCATGGAAATTCATGCCAAAAACCTACGTGCACAAATAACaat GAACCCAGTGTATCAAGTAACAGTCAGCCTTTACAGAGATTCAATAATTCCATTCTGACAATGGAGCTACATCACCATCCCGAag aaaCTGCTTCACATCATTCTTCTGTTCCTTATGA agaACAAAACAACTTCATTGCTCAACCGTGTACTCCATCTAACCAAT CTCGTAATTTGCCAAAAAAGCGAAAGCTGCGCGGTCGCCGTGACCGTCAATGTTCAAAGAAAACATGCGCAAATTGCGAAATAAGCGAAAACAG GTTGCGGTATACCGAAAAAAAAGTCGAAACTATCAGAATGACAAATGAGTTactaaggaaaaatattttcctattgAATAGGAGGTCTGAACAGTTGTGCAATATACTCGTCGCAACCGGATTAACGGAGCAGTAA